The Thermoplasmata archaeon genome contains the following window.
ACCGGCCACCGCCAAGAGAACCTGATGGTGCCGAAGCTGCTCGTCAGCCACACCCCGGACGAGTCCCCGCCGTTCATCGACGCCACGGGAAGCCACGCCGGCGCGCTCCTCGGCGACGTGAAGCATGACCCGTTCCAAAGCGGGGGCCTCGAGACGCCCGCCCACGAGCGGGTCGAATCGGGCGCGATCCACAAGGCCCACAAGGGCGTCCTGTTCGTCGACGAGATTAACGTGCTCCGCATGGAAAGCCAGCAATCCCTGCTGACGGCCATGCAGGAGAAGAAATTCTCCATCGTCGGTCAGAGCGAACGGTCCTCCGGCGCGATGGTGAAGACGGAAGCCGTGCCGTGCGACTTCATCCTCATCGCCGCCGGGAACCTCGACGCCGTGCAGGGCATGCATCCGGCGCTGCGCTCGCGGATCCGCGGATACGGGTACGAGATCTACATGAAGAGCACAATGCCGGACACGGAAGACAACCGGCTCAAACTCGTCCGATTCGTCGCCCAAGAGGTCTCGAAGGACCGCAAGATTCCGCATTTCGACCGGACGGCCGTCCTCGAGATCCTGCGGGAGGCGCAGCGACGTGCGGGCCGTCGCGGGCAGCTCACCCTCCGGTTGCGGGAACTCGGTGGCCTGATCCGCGTCGCGGGCGACATCGCCCAGGAAGAGGCCACGCCCCTCGTGACCGCGCAGCATGTCCTCAATGCGAAGCGGATCGCCCGCTCCCTCGAGCAGCAGGTCGCGGACCGAATGATCGAGCGGGGCAAGGAGTACCAGACCTTCATCACGGAAGGCGCGATCGTCGGCATGGTCAACGGCCTCGCGGTGCTCGTCGGCGACAACTCAATCGCGGAGTTCAGCGGGATCGTCCTGCCGATCGCCGCGGAAGTCACGCCGGCACAAGCGAAGCAGGGCGGGCGGATCATCGCGACCGGCCGCCTCGGGGAGATCGCGAAGGAGGCCGTCGAGAACGTCTCCGCCCTCATCAAGAAGTACACGGGGGAGGACATCTCGAATCACGATATCCATGTGCAGTTCGTTGGCTCCCGGGAGGGCACGGAAGGAGACAGCGCCTCGATCTCCGTCGCCACCGCGGTCATCAGCGCCCTCGAAGAAGTCCCCGTCAACCAGACCGTCGCGATGACGGGCTCCCTCAGCGTCCGCGGGCAGGTCTTGCCCGTCGGCGGCGTCACCGCGAAAATCGAGGCGGCCGCGGAACTCGGAATCAAGAAGGTCGTCATCCCGCGGGCGAACCTCAAAGACGTCCTGCTGGAGGACAAGTACCAGGGAAAAATCGAAATCGTCCCCGTCGACACGCTGAGCGAGGTGCTCGAAGAAGCCCTCGTCGGCCCGAAGAAGTCTGGGCTGATCAGCAAGCTCGCGGCCCTCGTCCCCAAGATGACCCCGGACAAACCGGGTCCTGCGGCGGTCCCCCACTGAGTCGCCCGGAGGGACCCAATGGACGAAGCGCCCGAGCCATTCGAGTTCTCCGAGCCGATGCCGTGCTACGAGCCCAACCCGTCCCTCGCTGCGGGGCAAGAGGACGGCCGGTGCGTGCACTGCCGCAAGTTCCTCACGCTCGAGTGTCCGTACATCGACCACTTCCTCGGAGAGGATGAAGGGTGAGCGGCCGGGCCTTCTTCATCGGGCGGTTCCAGCCGTTCCACCGGGGCCATCTCGCGACGGTCAAGCGGATCCTGGAGTCCCATGACGAGCTGATCCTCGGGATCGGTTCGGCCCAGTACAGCCACACCGGCGAGAATCCGTTCACCGCCGGAGAACGGTACGAGATGATCAAGCGCGCCCTCGATGCGGAGGGCATCCACGTCTACCACATCGTGCCGATCCCGGACACGCACGTGCACAGCGTCTGGGTGAGCCACGTCCTCTCCCTTGTGCCCCGCTTCGATGTCGTCTTTTCGAATTCGGATCTCGTCGTGCGGCTGTTCCGGGAGCACGGGCTCAAGGTCCTCTCGCCCCCGCTCGTGGACCGGGAGCGGCTTTCCGGCACGAAGGTGCGCGAGGCGATGCTCAAAGGCGGCGACTGGCAATCGCTCGTCCCCGCCGTCGTCGCGCAGTACATCGACGAGATCGATGGCGTCGAACGAATCCGGGAGACGCACAAGTACTCGACGCCGTACGGCACCCGCGAGAACCACGACGGCTGAGAAAGCAGACCCGTCCGCGAGCCTTCCGAGGACGGGTGCCGGCAAGCATCCCTCCAGAACGAGCGCCCCGTCCCGCGGATTTCTGCCTGGCGATCGGTCCGAGCCGTTCCCGCCTTCTTTAGCTTTTTCTCAAGTGGCCTTGAGATAACCGACGAGGACCGGGACGAGTAACGAAGCCATCAAGTGCACCCGCCGGACCCGGAGGGCGATGGGCACGAGCCCGACGATGGCGGCGATTGCGGCGACGGCGAGGCCGACGGGACCGGAGACAATCGCGAGCAGGATGACAATCGCGGCGAGGGAGGCCCCGCAAAGCCGGCGTGGATTCGCCGTCGACGAACGCACGGCGACCCATCGCGCCGTACGGACGGCGAGGGGCGCGGCCACGGCGGTCGCGAGGACGGTCCCTCCGATGAGGACGAGGAGAGACGCCGGGATCCGGAACGGCTCCGGCCATGCGCCGTATTCGGGGAGGAGACGATCCACCGCGACCGCGGCGCCGCTCCGGGAGCGATGGATCATGTACAGGACCGCGACGCTGAGGAGTGCGGTCGAGCTGGACACGGCCCCGAGCACGACCATGAACTGGGATGGACCCGTCGACTTGCGGACGCGAAGCGAGGCGATCGTCGCCGCCGCGCCGCCGCTGAGGCCGGGGAGCCAGGACACGCTCGCGCCGGCGAGGGTCCCTCGGATCGCGGACCGCACGTCCTCGCGGTTGATCGGACGGAGCGGCTCGAGGCGCTGGAACGGAATCGTGCCCGGCCGGGCCCTCATGCCGACGATCAGGCTCGGGACGCCGAAGAGCCCGGAAAACAGCGGGAACAGGATGACGCCGGCCTCGAGCGGAGTCGGGCCTCGCAACGCCGCCACGCCGAGTACGCCTGCGAGCGCCTGGACCCAGGCCGCCCGCCGAACCCGATGCGTCTTCCGTCCCCGGAATTCAGAGAGGAGCAACGCCGCGAGGACGAAGGCGAGGAACGCCGCAGACCACGGTCGGAAGCGGTCCGCGAGCCCAATCGGGTCGGCCAGGACCGTGCGCAACGGGATGAGCGCGAGCACGGCGAACGCGGTCCCCAGTACGACCCCGCGTGCGGCGAGGGCGACCGCCTTCGCCCCTTGTCCGACCAAGAGGAGCCGGTGGCCCGGCAACGTCGCGAGCGCCGAACCTTCGGCGGGTGCGCCGAGGAACACGCTCGGGATGAAGTCGAAGACCGCGTGCGTGGCCGCGGTCGCGAGGAGGTAGACCGAGAGGAAGATCCCGACGTCGCTCGGTCCGGCCTCCGGCAGGACGGAAGCGAGGAACGACGCCCACGCCGGCCCCGTCGCCAGGACGAACGCGGCGACGTTGTTCACGTGCAACCCCGGCGAAAGGCCGGTGAGCACGCCAGTCAGGACGCCGAGCAACGCGACGAAGAGGAAGCCGAGGAAGAACGCCGGGAGGCTCACGCGACGGGAGCGCCTGTCGGGAGGGTGAAGGTCCGCGGTGCAGGTAGGCTACACTCAGGCGGAGCGGGTCGCGCCCCAGCCCCCGCCGCCGGGCGTCTCGACGATCAGCAGGTCGCCCTTGGACAGAGGGACCGTGGCCTTCGAGGGCAAGGGACGCCGCCTTCCCTCGCGCACGAGCACGTTCCGTCCGGACCGGCCGTCGCGGCCGCCTTGCAGGCCGCGCGGCGCGAGGACCCGCCGCTCCGAGAGAATCGACGCGGTGCCCGCCGAGGCGAGGAACCGCACGGACCGGCGCACGCCATCGCCGCCCGCATGGAGGCCTCCGCCCCCGCTCGCCGGGATGAGACGGTATTCCTCGACCCGAAGCGGGTACGCGAGCTCGAGCGCCTCGACCGGCGTGTTGCGGGTGTTCGTCATGTGGGTGTGGACGCCCGACATGCCGTCCCGGAACGGGAGGGCCCCTTCCCCGCCCGCGATCGTCTCATAATACGAGAACGGCCGGGGCCCGGCCGCGCCAATCGTCAGGTTGTTCATCGTCCCTTGGCTCTGCGCGGGCACGCGGTCCGCGAGCGGCTCCGCCAGCCCGCGGAACAGGACGTCGACGATCCGCTGCGACGTCTCGACGTTGCCCGCCGCCACCGCCGCGGGCGGACGCGGGCGCACGAGGCTCCCTTCCTCCGCGAGCACCCGCACGGGTCGGTACGCCCCCGCATTTCGGGGCGCCTCGGGGTCGGTGAGACATCGCACGACGTAGTACGTCGCGCTCAGCGTCACGGCGAACGGCGCATTGAGATTCCCCCGGACTTGGCGATCTGTCCCGACGAAGTCCACCGAGATCCCGGATCCACCAATCGTGACCTCGGCCCGGATCCGGATGAGCTTCGGTTGCTCGCGGGAGACGCCCTCGAGGAAGTCCTCGGAAGCCCACGTGCCTCGAGGGAGCGGCGCAATCGCGGCGCGCACCCGACGTTCCGCGTAGTCGAGCAGTTCGTCGATCGCGCCCCGCAAGCGCGTGATGCCGATCCGCCCCGCGAGTTCGAGGAGACGCCGCGCGCCGAGTTCGTTCGCCGCGACTTGGGCGCGGAGATCTCCCAGCCGCTCCGCGGGATTCAACGTCTCCCGCCGAAAGCGGTCGATGACGGCCTTGCGCTCCCGACCTCGGTCCAGGACTTTCTGCGGTTCGAACACGACGCCTTCGTCCTCGAGGCGCGTCGCGTCCGCGGGCATCGAGCCCGGCGTCGTGCCACCGATGTCCGCATGATGGGCGCGGTTCACCGAGAACCCGATCACCGCATCTCGAAGGAATACCGGCCGGATGAGAGTCACGTCGGGCAGATGGGTGCCGCCGCGGTACGGATCGTTCAGGACGATTTGGTCCCCTTCGCGCAGCGTCCCTGGGAAGTCCCGCAGGACGGCCTCGACCGCGAGGGGCATCGAGCCGAGATGGACCGGGATGTGCTCGGCCTGGGACACCATGCGTCCCTCTGCATCGAAGAGGGCGCAGCTCGCATCCATCCGCTCCTTGATGTTCGGCGAGTAGGCGGTCCTCCGGAGGGCGACGCCCATCTCCTCCGGGATGAACGACAGGGCTGTCTGGAAGACCTCGAGCTCGGCCGGATTCACGATGTCACCTCGATGTCGATCAGGCCACGAGGATCGATGCGGAAGCGGGCGTCGGGAGGCACCACGGTGGTTGCGTGGTCCTCCGCCACGATGGACGGGCCTTCCGCCTCGAAGCCCACCGCGAGGGATTCCCGCTCGAAGACAGGAGCGTCCGCCCATCCGTCGTCGAAGAGCACCCGACGATGAGCCATGCGGCCGGCGCGTTTGGCCGGGGGCCGTGGGATCGTCACACGGCGCGGGAGCTGCACCGCGAGCCGGACCGTGACGAGTTCGATCCGCTCCTCCCGCGAGGCGTATCCGTAGAGGCGCCGATGCTCGCGGCGGAAGGCCCTCGCCAGATCGCCTCGGAGTGGCACGTTGATCTCGTAGCTCTGGCCCCGGTACCGCAGGTCGACGCTGCCGAGGAGGAGGGCCTTGCGGGGGCCGAGCCCTTGCTGCCGCAAGGAGTCCCGGGCGCGGGATTCGAAGCGCCGAACGGTCTTGGCCAGGATCCGTTCCGCGTTCTCCAAGGGATGGACGGCGGTCTGGCTATATTCCAGCTGATAGGGCGAGATGAGGATCCCGTACGCGGAGAACGCGCCGGGGAGGAAGGGGACGAGGACGCGAGGGATCCGCAGTTCCTTCGCGAGGGCACACGCATGCATCGGTCCGGCTCCCCCGAAGGCGAGGAGGGCGAAGGCATGCGGGTCGAGCCCTCGACGGGCCAGGACGAGGCGCATGGCCTTCGCCATGTTCGCGCGCACGACCCGTTGGACGCCGAGGACGGCTTCATCCGCAGAGAGGCGGAGATCCTCCGCGAGGCGCGCGATCCCTTTCGAGGCGAGTGCGCGGTGGAGCGGGAGGCGGCCTCCGAGCAGGGTTTCGCCCAAGGCCCCCGCGACGAGGTCCGCATCGGTGACGGTCGGCGACACCCCGCCTTTCCCGTAGGCGACGGGACCGGGTTCCGCGCCCGCGCTCCGAGGGCCAACGCGCAGCGCGCGACCCTCATCGATCCACGCGATGCTGCCTCCCCCCGCTCCGACCGACTCGATGTCCACCACGGGGAGGGCGATCGGGAATGTGTCGATCACCGCCTCCGTTGTCCAGGACGCTGCGCCGTTGAGAATCGCCGAGAAGTCTGCACTCGTTCCGCCCATGTCGAACGTGATAAGATTTCCACGGCCCGCAGCCTTCGCAACGGCCACCGCGGCGGCCACTCCTCCCGCAGGACCGCTCAACACGATGTCGACGGGCCGGCGCAACACAGCCCGGTTGGAGACGACTCCCCCCGAAGACTTCATCACGGAGAACGCACCGCCGACCGCGCGCTCGAGTCCCTCCAGGTAGCGACGTACGAGCGGCTTCACGTACGCGTCGAGGGCCGTCGTGGAAGAGCGCTCGAACTCGCGGAACTCCGCGAGGACCTCGTGGCTCAGCGACACGGAGACGCCAGCGAGCGCCTTCGCGAGCTGCCGCTCATGCGCGGGGCGGAGGAACGAGAAGAGGAGCGACACCGCGACGGACTCCGCACCGCTCGCGCGGACCTTCCGTGCGATTTCGTCGACGTCCTTCGCCGTCGGGGACCGAAGGACACGGCCGCGCGCGTCGACCCGCTCCGGGAGGCCGAAGCACCGCTCCCTCGGGACCGGCGGGCTCGGCCGGATGACCCGGAGGTCGTACAGCGAGGGCCGGTTCTGGCGTCCGATCAGGAGAAGATCCTCGAACCCTGCGGTGGTCACGAAGGCGGTGCGAGCTCCTTTTCGCTCCAAGATCGCGTTCGTAGCCACCGTGCTGCCGTGGGCGATGTCGGCCGCACCGAGTCCTCGTATGCCCGCGAGGACCGCTTCCGACGGATCGCGGGTGCTCGGCAGCTTTGCGGCGACGACGGAGCGGCCGCGGAAACCGACGAAGTCCGTGAAGGTTCCGCCGACATCGACGCCGACGTCCACGCCGGCGGAATGGACGGACGACTCAAGTCCTTTGTCGCCGACTACGGGTTCCCGTTGTTCTTGAGAGTGCCCTCCATGAACTGCCGGTATCCCTCGAGGTCCAGCAGCCCGTGGCCGCTGTAGTTGAATGCGATCACCGTCTCCTCGTTGCGCGCCTTCGCCTCCAGGGCGAGGTCGATCGCCCCGCGGATCGCGTGGCACGTCTCCGGTGCCGGGATCAGCCCTTCCGTCTTCGCGAAGATCTGCCCCGCCTGGAACGTGCTCAGCTGGTCCACGGCGCGCGGCTTGACGATCCCCGCATCGAGGAGCACGCTGAGCGTCGCGGCGGTCCCGTGGTACCGCAGGCCGCCGGCGTGGATGCGTGGCGGCACGAACGTGTGGCCGAGCGTGTGCATCTTGACGAGGGGCGTCATCTCGCCCGTGTCGCCGAAGTCGTACTCGTACTTGCCGAGGGTCATCGAGGGCACGGATTCCGGCTCGACCGCGACGAAGCGCGTCTCGGAACGGCCGTGGAGTCGTTCGCCGATCATCGGGTACGCGAAGCCCGCGAAGTTCGAGCCGCCTCCGACGCTGCCGACCATGTAGTCCGGGGTGACGTCCGCGAGCTCGAACTGCCGCATCACCTCTTGGCCGATGATCGTCTGATGCATGAGGACGTGATTCAGGACGCTGCCCAGGGAGTACTTCGTGTTCGTCCCGGTGACCGCGGCCTCGATCGCCTCCGAGATCGCGATGCCGAGGGAACCGGGGTGGTCCGGGTCCGCGGCGAGGATCTTCTTGCCGACGCTCGTGCGCTCGCTCGGGCTCGGGATGACCTCGGCCCCGAAGAGTTGCATCACGTACTTCCGATAGGGCTTCTGGTCGTACGAGACGCGGACCATGAAGACCTTCGCCTTCATGCCGAAATAGTTCGCCGCGAGGGCGAGCGCGGACCCCCACTGGCCCGCGCCGGTCTCCGTGGCGTACGCCTCGACGCCCTCGCGGCTCGCGAAGTACGCCTGCGCGAACGCGGTGTTCGGCTTGTGCGAGCCGACGGGTGAGAGGTCCTCCCGCTTGTAATAGATCCGCGCGGGCGTCTTGAGGAAGGCCTCGAGGCGCGTCGCGCGGTAGAGCGGGGTCGGCCGGCCGAGCCGGAAGTACGCCTCACGCAGCTCCTCCGGGATCGGCTCGGCGCGGTTGGGGCTCATCTCCTGCCGGATCAGCTCCTTCGGGAACAGGGGCTCGAACGCCTGGGGCGGCACGGGCTCCTTCGTCCCGGGGTGGAGGTACGGCGGGAAGGGCGCCGGGAGGTCCGGGAGGATGTTGTACCAGGCGTTCGGCAGGTCCTCCGTGTCGAGGAGGATCCTCACGTCGCTCGCGCCCGCCGATTCCGGTCTCAAGGCTTGCATGGGACCACCGTTGCCCGCAGACCGGATTATTTGCACACTATATAACGATTCTGTCCTTTAGAGTCTATTTTATTACGCTGAGTAACGAAAACATTAACCCTCATGGCGCTATTCCGTACATTGGCCAGTCGCATGTGGGCGCGGTTCCGTCCCTACTTCAAAGGATTCCCGGCGCAGGAGAAGGTCGCGCAGCTCATGGTCGTCTACGGCCTGCGAGTGCACGAGGGGAGCGTGTTCGCGGGCGACATCAAGCTCTCGGACACCGCCATGGCGCGCGCCGCCGGGGTGGACCGCCGCGTCGTCACCGCGACCGTCGAGACGATCGACCGGAACGCCGAGCTGAAGGCGTTCTTCGACAAGCTCCGGCCCGTGTGCCACCTCCGGGAGATCGCGCCGCTGATGAATTGGGGGGCGATCGAAATCGTGCCGACGAACGCCTCGAAGCCCGGCATCCTCGCGGGGGTGGCGGCGATCATCGCGCAGGCCGGGATCTCGATCCGGCAGGTGATCATGGACGACCCGGAGATCGTCGACGATCCGCACGGTTTCATCGTGACCGAGTCGCCCGTGCCGGAACGGTTGCTCCCGCAAATCAAGCAGGTCGACGGCGTCAAGTCGGTCGTCTTGCATTGAGCCGGGCCATGGGCCTCCCGCCGAATGCCGAGCCGACACCCTTTTCTCGCCGAGACCCGTGGCGGGTCCCCATGGGATGGCACGGCCTCTTGCGCGTCGTGGACTTCCAGACGCTCCTTGCGTCGCAGCCCACGATCGCCGCCGCATTGGACAAGGCGCAGCGGGCCGGCGGCACGAAGGCACCCGAGGCGAAGGCGCTTCGCGAAGCGTACTACCTGCTCGCGAAGGTCTTGTGGACGCGGCGCGCGTCGATCCAGCGAGTCCACGACCTCGCGTGGCTCGATCACTCGGTCGTGTCCGCCTCGGCCCGCCTTGGGCATGTCTGGCAGGGCGAGGACGGTTTGCGGTCGGTCGCCTCCGTCGAGACGATCGCGTCGGATCCGGTGTTCCAGGAACTCTTCCCGGTGAAAGGGTCGGATTGGATCGACGTCGCGGTCCAGGCGTTCGCGGGGATCAGCCCGACCGTGAAGCTCGAGCGAGGGGTCGCCGGGCCGATCCGCGTCGGCTTGGTCCCGGACGCGCGGTTGAAGGCCCTCTACGACGCCGCCTCGACCGCAAAGTTCGATGCGCCGCCGTCCGCGGTGACGGTCCTCGGCGAGATCGAGGCACTTGCGGCGTCCGCGCGCCGCGCCGGGAGCGCGAGCGTCGCGGTCGTCTTCGCCGCATCGTCATTCGAGGATGTGCCCGCCGAATAACCGCGCGTGGTCGCGCATCATGCAACGGTCCTGGACGACCGTCTTCCCGGCGGCCTGCGCCTTCCTGGCAGCTTCCTCGTGGCGGATCCCGAGTTGCATCCAAATGACCTTCGCGGGTCCACGGACCGCCTGCTCGACGATCGGCGGGACGTCGGCCGAAGGCCGGAAGACGTCGACCGCGTCGTACGGGATTGGCACCGCGTCCAAGGAGGGATACGCCTTTTCTCCGAGGATCACGTCCGCGGTCGGGTTCACCGGGATGATCCGGTAGCCGGCCATCTGCATGTACTTCGGCACACGGTGCGCGTCTTTCGCGGGATCCTTCGAGCACCCGACGACGGCGATCGTCCGAATCGTCGTAAGGATCCGTCGAATCTCGGAATCGTCCACGTCTAATCCCGCCACGACCAAACCACGGGTCGCGCTTAAGTCTTCGCGGGGAGAAGCTTGTGGATTACCCCCTTCAGGCTCGACGCGAGCTCGATTCCGTCCACCTCGTCCGGGCGGAACCACCGGATCTCAGAATGCTCCTCGTTCGCGATCCGCGGTTCTCCCTCCCAGCGTGTCACGAGGAAGAGGTAGTGCCGGAAGAGATCCTTCGATGTCGGGTCGACGTCTTCGTATATCTCGACGAACCGAGGACCAATCGCGCGGATGCCGAGCTCCTCCTGCAATTCGCGGACCAGGGCCATCGCAGGCTCCTCGCACGGGACGAGATGGCCGCCGAACGCATCCCACATCCCAGCGAAGCGGGTCTTGCTCGTCCGCTTGCCGAGCAGCACGCGGCCCCCGCGGACGATCAACCCGGTGGACGTGACGTGAATCACGGGGACCCCATTACCATCCCGCGGATATGTCGTTCTCGACTCCACGTTGCGCGAGTCGCTGGATCCGAGGGACCCGCAGCGAAATGCACTTTCGCCCACCCCTCCTCGCCGCGCATTCATCCGGCCCTACGTTTTTCGTGTATTTACACGAAAAGGCGCCGCGATGCCGAGAAAGACTGCGATGGGGCGGGTGCGCAAGGGCAAGCGGAGATCGCGGGAGTCGGGCTTCATCGTCACGTGGGATGTAGATAGCGCGGATCGCCCGACGACGGCCCGCGTCCATCGTTTCGTGTACGGCGATGTGGCCAGCTCGAATGGAAAGGTCTACCGCTATCCCGGCTTTGTGGAGAGAGAGGGCGTTCGATACCTCGGCCAGTCCGTGCTCTTCGTGAGGCCGAGCCTGCTGGCCGAGATTGAGGCTTTTCTTTCCGCGATGAGGATCGACCATGAGGCGACTCCCGCGAGCGTCGGATGATTTCGTGTATTTACACGAAATCGAACGGAGTGGTACCGTACCGATACGCCCCTTGCCAAGCAATCAGATTTTTGGTGAATGACTATCGAAATCAATCAGGCGGTCAAACTACAAAGCGGAATTTCGTGATTTTACACGAAACCGCAGAGATGCGTGAGCACGATGGTTCGCGGCCCCCTCCCAAACATTCATCTCATCATCGCTCGCTGGACAGGCCATGGAGGCCATCGCCCGGGAGATCGCGGAGCGGCTGCGCGCCGCCCCGTCGGTCCGGATCGTCACACACATCGACACGGACGGGATTACGGGCGGGGCGATTGCCTCGGAGGCCCTCGATCGCGCGGGCATCCCACACGACGTGGCGTTCGTCAAGTCGCTCGACGAGAGCGTCATTGCAGACATCAAGCGGAAGGGCACGCCGCTCGCCTGGTTCGTCGACCTCGGTGCGGGGATGCTACACGCCTTGCAGGGCCTCGATGCCGTGGTCACCGACCACCATGTGCCGACCGCCCGTGAAGTGCCGCGCGCTCTGCGCGGCGATCTGGTCCGCTTCGCAGAGTCGCAAGATCGCGTCCTGATGTTGAACCCCCACCTGGAGGGCGAAGGCTCGGACGTTGCGAGCGGCGCCGGCTGCGCGTACGCCGTCGCGAAGGCCTTGGATCCGAAGAACTCGGACCTCGCCGCGATCGCGATCGTCGGCGCGGTCGGGGACGTCCAGGACCAAGAGTTCCGCCGCCTCGCCGGATACAACCGTACGATCCTCGAGGATGGCATCGCCGCCGGCGTCGTGGCGGCGCAGCTCGACCTCCGTCTCTTCGGGCGCGAGACCCGCCCCGCATACAAGATGTTGCAGTTCGCCACGGACCCGTGGATCCCGCGGCTCAGCGGCAACGAGGAGGCGTGCATCGCGTTCCTCCTCGAGCTCGGGATCGACCTGAAGGTGGACGACCACTGGCGGAGCTGGTCCGACCTGGACTCGGGCGAGAAGCAGCGGGCCGTGTCCGCCCTCGTGGCGCACATGCTCGAGCGCGGCTGCGGGATCCAGGAGGTCGAGCGGCTCGTCGGGGAAACGTACACGCTCGTACGCGAGCCGGCGGGCAGCCCGACGCGGGACGCGAAGGAGTTCGGCACGCTAATGAACGCGTGCGGCCGCTACGACGAAGCCGACGTCGGCTATCGAGTGTGCCGAGGGGACCGGGAGGAAGCGCTCGCGCAGGCCCTCCGCCTCCTCCGGGGCCATCGCGAATACCTCGTGGAGTCGATGGAGGCGATCGAGGAGGCGGGCATCAATCAGCTCGACGCGATCCAGTACTTCCACGCCGCAGATCGAATCCGCGACACGGTCGTCGGAATCGCTGCGAGCCTCGCCCTCAACCGGGAGGGAGCCGCGAAAGACCTACCGATTATCGCGTTCGCGAAAGCGGACGACGGGATCAAGGTGAGCGCCCGGACGACGCGCGACCTCGTGTCCCGCGGCCTCGACCTCGCCGCGGTCATGCAGACGGCGAGCCGCGCCG
Protein-coding sequences here:
- the lonB gene encoding ATP-dependent protease LonB, producing MVETAGEPEELLPVDSWISKVDFRSTAEVKIPERLVDQVIGQERAVEVIRKAAEQKRHVMLIGDPGTGKSMLARSMTELLPRDELQDIIVYHNPEDPNEPKIRVVPASKGREIVNAQKAEAMQRREQKASMVMTIVFFIIGLSVIMSYRWTDPTPGFTDQAPQIILFGILVAAIIYIASRYTGHRQENLMVPKLLVSHTPDESPPFIDATGSHAGALLGDVKHDPFQSGGLETPAHERVESGAIHKAHKGVLFVDEINVLRMESQQSLLTAMQEKKFSIVGQSERSSGAMVKTEAVPCDFILIAAGNLDAVQGMHPALRSRIRGYGYEIYMKSTMPDTEDNRLKLVRFVAQEVSKDRKIPHFDRTAVLEILREAQRRAGRRGQLTLRLRELGGLIRVAGDIAQEEATPLVTAQHVLNAKRIARSLEQQVADRMIERGKEYQTFITEGAIVGMVNGLAVLVGDNSIAEFSGIVLPIAAEVTPAQAKQGGRIIATGRLGEIAKEAVENVSALIKKYTGEDISNHDIHVQFVGSREGTEGDSASISVATAVISALEEVPVNQTVAMTGSLSVRGQVLPVGGVTAKIEAAAELGIKKVVIPRANLKDVLLEDKYQGKIEIVPVDTLSEVLEEALVGPKKSGLISKLAALVPKMTPDKPGPAAVPH
- a CDS encoding nicotinamide-nucleotide adenylyltransferase, producing the protein MSGRAFFIGRFQPFHRGHLATVKRILESHDELILGIGSAQYSHTGENPFTAGERYEMIKRALDAEGIHVYHIVPIPDTHVHSVWVSHVLSLVPRFDVVFSNSDLVVRLFREHGLKVLSPPLVDRERLSGTKVREAMLKGGDWQSLVPAVVAQYIDEIDGVERIRETHKYSTPYGTRENHDG
- a CDS encoding tripartite tricarboxylate transporter permease, which translates into the protein MSLPAFFLGFLFVALLGVLTGVLTGLSPGLHVNNVAAFVLATGPAWASFLASVLPEAGPSDVGIFLSVYLLATAATHAVFDFIPSVFLGAPAEGSALATLPGHRLLLVGQGAKAVALAARGVVLGTAFAVLALIPLRTVLADPIGLADRFRPWSAAFLAFVLAALLLSEFRGRKTHRVRRAAWVQALAGVLGVAALRGPTPLEAGVILFPLFSGLFGVPSLIVGMRARPGTIPFQRLEPLRPINREDVRSAIRGTLAGASVSWLPGLSGGAAATIASLRVRKSTGPSQFMVVLGAVSSSTALLSVAVLYMIHRSRSGAAVAVDRLLPEYGAWPEPFRIPASLLVLIGGTVLATAVAAPLAVRTARWVAVRSSTANPRRLCGASLAAIVILLAIVSGPVGLAVAAIAAIVGLVPIALRVRRVHLMASLLVPVLVGYLKAT
- a CDS encoding hydantoinase B/oxoprolinase family protein is translated as MNPAELEVFQTALSFIPEEMGVALRRTAYSPNIKERMDASCALFDAEGRMVSQAEHIPVHLGSMPLAVEAVLRDFPGTLREGDQIVLNDPYRGGTHLPDVTLIRPVFLRDAVIGFSVNRAHHADIGGTTPGSMPADATRLEDEGVVFEPQKVLDRGRERKAVIDRFRRETLNPAERLGDLRAQVAANELGARRLLELAGRIGITRLRGAIDELLDYAERRVRAAIAPLPRGTWASEDFLEGVSREQPKLIRIRAEVTIGGSGISVDFVGTDRQVRGNLNAPFAVTLSATYYVVRCLTDPEAPRNAGAYRPVRVLAEEGSLVRPRPPAAVAAGNVETSQRIVDVLFRGLAEPLADRVPAQSQGTMNNLTIGAAGPRPFSYYETIAGGEGALPFRDGMSGVHTHMTNTRNTPVEALELAYPLRVEEYRLIPASGGGGLHAGGDGVRRSVRFLASAGTASILSERRVLAPRGLQGGRDGRSGRNVLVREGRRRPLPSKATVPLSKGDLLIVETPGGGGWGATRSA
- a CDS encoding hydantoinase/oxoprolinase family protein is translated as MDVGVDVGGTFTDFVGFRGRSVVAAKLPSTRDPSEAVLAGIRGLGAADIAHGSTVATNAILERKGARTAFVTTAGFEDLLLIGRQNRPSLYDLRVIRPSPPVPRERCFGLPERVDARGRVLRSPTAKDVDEIARKVRASGAESVAVSLLFSFLRPAHERQLAKALAGVSVSLSHEVLAEFREFERSSTTALDAYVKPLVRRYLEGLERAVGGAFSVMKSSGGVVSNRAVLRRPVDIVLSGPAGGVAAAVAVAKAAGRGNLITFDMGGTSADFSAILNGAASWTTEAVIDTFPIALPVVDIESVGAGGGSIAWIDEGRALRVGPRSAGAEPGPVAYGKGGVSPTVTDADLVAGALGETLLGGRLPLHRALASKGIARLAEDLRLSADEAVLGVQRVVRANMAKAMRLVLARRGLDPHAFALLAFGGAGPMHACALAKELRIPRVLVPFLPGAFSAYGILISPYQLEYSQTAVHPLENAERILAKTVRRFESRARDSLRQQGLGPRKALLLGSVDLRYRGQSYEINVPLRGDLARAFRREHRRLYGYASREERIELVTVRLAVQLPRRVTIPRPPAKRAGRMAHRRVLFDDGWADAPVFERESLAVGFEAEGPSIVAEDHATTVVPPDARFRIDPRGLIDIEVTS
- a CDS encoding TrpB-like pyridoxal phosphate-dependent enzyme, whose product is MQALRPESAGASDVRILLDTEDLPNAWYNILPDLPAPFPPYLHPGTKEPVPPQAFEPLFPKELIRQEMSPNRAEPIPEELREAYFRLGRPTPLYRATRLEAFLKTPARIYYKREDLSPVGSHKPNTAFAQAYFASREGVEAYATETGAGQWGSALALAANYFGMKAKVFMVRVSYDQKPYRKYVMQLFGAEVIPSPSERTSVGKKILAADPDHPGSLGIAISEAIEAAVTGTNTKYSLGSVLNHVLMHQTIIGQEVMRQFELADVTPDYMVGSVGGGSNFAGFAYPMIGERLHGRSETRFVAVEPESVPSMTLGKYEYDFGDTGEMTPLVKMHTLGHTFVPPRIHAGGLRYHGTAATLSVLLDAGIVKPRAVDQLSTFQAGQIFAKTEGLIPAPETCHAIRGAIDLALEAKARNEETVIAFNYSGHGLLDLEGYRQFMEGTLKNNGNP